The DNA window AAAATGGTGAAAAGAGAAACTAGATATAAAAAAGACCTGCTTTGGGGAAACAGGTCATTAGAAAGGGAGTAAAACTATGAAAAAAATATGCTAATTGGCTTCGCAAGTACTATCGTATACCTTTATGGTGAAAAAATGGTGAAAAGGGAAACTAGATATAAAAAAGACCTGCTTTGGGGAAACAGGTCATTAGAAAGGGAGTAAAACTATGAAAAAAATATGCTAATTGGCTTCGCAAGTACTATCGTATACCTTTATAGTGAAAAGATAATGAAAACGATATTAGGATATAGCTCCTATTTTTCCATATTATAGATTCATTTCTCTTTAATAGGGTATACGTTCATTAGAATCGATATAAACTTGAAGAACTGGCAGGGAGGTATATATATGGAAAAGAAAAGCGAAGCAACTACGAATCAGCGCATGGCTCACCGCACTCGAAATAGCTGGTCAGGCTTTTTGTTTGGCGTAGGATTAGTTGCTTTTATTGATGAAGCAGTGTTTCATCAGCTGCTTCATTGGCACCACTTTTATGATAAGTCCACAACGGCCGCTGGTTTAGTGTCAGACGGTTTGTTTCACGCATTCAGCTGGTTTGCTACAATCGCATCACTTTTTATGGTAGCAGATCTAAGGCGCCGGCGCGGCTGGTGGGTAAAAAGATGGATAGGAGGAGTATTGCTTGGAGCCGGGGCGTTTCAGCTTTATGACGGCACCGTGCAGCATAAGCTTATGGGACTTCATCAAATCCGATACGGAGTGAAGATTGTACCTTACGACATTACGTGGAATGTGCTTGCATGTTTGATGCTGCTTATTGGCATCATTTTAACATGGTTTACACGTAAACAAGGTGCACACCATGACTAAATATGAAGTATTATCTCAGCTTTTATTAGCGCTGCCTTTTGCCGCTGCCTTTTTTTTATACATGTGGGCTGTAGCGTCTTCGAATGCAACATATAGAAGATGGTCATTATACAGGACGGCCTGCTGGACCCTTGGTATTTTATGCGCCGTATCTTCTGTAGCAGGACCGCTTGCAGCGCGTGCTCATATGGACTTTACCGCGCATATGACAGGGCATTTGCTTTTAGGTATGCTAGCCCCGTTTTTAATGGCGTTAGGAGCACCTCTTACGCTATTGCTTCGCACGCTTCCGGTTCGCGCAGCCAGAGAAGTTTCCAAACTTTTAAAAGGACGGTTTGTTCGGTTCATCAGCAGTCCGGTGACGGCTTCTGTTCTTAACATAGGAGGACTTTGGGTTCTTTATACAACGAGTATGTATGGCATGATGCATCATTCTTTTTTCGTGCATGTCGCTGTACATATTCACGTATTTTTAGCAGGCTATTTATTTACCGTATCGATGATTTCAATCGATCCTTCGCCGCATCAAAAAAGTTTTACGCACCGGGCTTTCGTATTGATTATTGCTCTTGCTGCTCACGGTATTTTATCAAAATATGTGTACGTTCACCCGCCCATGCACGTCTCGGCGGAACAAGCGAAGCAAGGGGCTATGCTAATGTATTACGGAGGCGATTTAATCGACTTATGTTTAATTGTGCTTCTTTGTTATGAGTGGTTTAAGCGGGTTCAAAAAGTATCTCTTACATAAAAAATGCGCAGAAAGCATGATGCTTTCTGCGCATTTTTTAGTGAATGTTTCGTTTTTTAAAGCGTCCGCCGCGGACTTCGGTAATATCTGCAACGGCTAAAAAGGCAGTAGGGTCAAAATCTTCAACAATGGTTTTTAGCTTTGATTCTTCAAGACGCGTAATGATGCAGAAAATCACTTTTTTATCATCGCCCGTATAAGCACCTTCACCGTGCAAATAGGTAACGCCTCGACCTAGACGCGCATTAATCGCATCGCCAATTTCGTCGGAATATTCACTAATAATCCAAGCTGATTTTGATTCTTCCAATCCTTCTACAACTGTATCAATGGCTTTAGCTGCAATGATATAAGCAAGGATGGAATACATGGCGCGGTCCCACGTGAACACAAATCCCGCTGCTCCTAAAATGAAGAAGTTGAAAAACATTACAATTTCTCCTACAGAAAACGGAATTTTTTTGCTGATTAAAATGGCAAGTATCTCCGTACCGTCAAGCGCTCCGCCGTAGCGAATTACGAGTCCAATTCCAATTCCGAGAATAATTCCTCCAAAAACGGTAGCAAGAAGAACGTCTGCGGTAAACGCGGGGACTTCATGAAACATAGAAGTTAAGATGGATACAACTAGTATGCCAAAAATAGTGGAAAGGGCAAATGTTTTCCCCATTTGCTTGTACCCGATAAATACAAACGGAAGATTTAGTACAAAAAGAAAGATTCCTAGATTTACTCCAGTAAGGTGCGAAAGCATGATGGAAATACCAGTAATTCCTCCGTCGACAACGTGGTTTGGAACAAGAAAAATTTCAAGTCCTGTGGCCATGAGCAGCGCACCGATCGCAATGGCAATGGCCCTTCCAAATACTTGTCCCTTGGACAGCTTTCGGTGCTGAATTTTCGCTTTTTCGAGTTCTGTCATTTGCATGTCTCCTTTGATGTCTCATATGTATTTCTCACTTTAAAAAAGTGAAACCACTTTTAATTATACCTTACTATGCACAATTAGTGGGGATAGACGCATTAATTACTTGGTTCACCATATAAAAAAGCCTGCTTTAGAGTCATAAGCAGGCTTTTTAAGGAGTAAAACGATGAAAAAAAGTATGGTTGGCTTCACAGCTTTAACTATATAGAAGTTTGATGAAAAAACGATGAAAACGCCGGCATGTGTGGTAAGAAATTCGGGGATACTAGTTAAAAAAGGCCAAAAGGAGATGACGAAATGAATGTGTGGATGATGTATAACTACTTGATGCATTCGCAAATCTTTTTAAGCAGCGTATTAATTAGCGGTATTCTTCTTGTTAGCGGAGGATTTGTGTACGGCAGAATAATGAGCAAAAAGTGAACCTAATATTGCCACGGATAGGTTGTTAATGGAAGATGATCGATAGCTGCTTGGTTAATGTTATACTTGCTCCATAAGCTTAGTGTGGAGGTGTCAGCATGAGCAAGCATCATGATCTAACAGCATCATACGGAGAATCGTTAGTAACGTGTGAACATCAGTTTGAAGCTAGCTATTACTATCATCAAGTGCGCGAACAGTGCATGAATCAAATTCATGAAATAAGCAAAGCGGTAGATGAGTTTGCCGTTGATTTTACAGATGAAAGTTTGAAAATATTAGAGCTTCTTTACTATGATTTAGAAGACAGCAATTGCTTTGACTATTTTTCGATGACAAAAGAAGAATTCGAAGAGTGTATGGGCGTATACTTTGGTGAAGTGGTTACGTCTACTATTGACGAAGCGCGCTGGGTGGTAAAAGAATATCCGCTTATGGAAAACAAGTATGTGACCGGAATTGAAAAAGGGAATCTTTCACTTATGTTTCCCCATGGCTTTTTTAACCATAAAGAGCGTCATCCAGAGTGCGTTTTTACCCTTTATTATTTATATAAACAGCTGCAAAAATAGTAAAAAGGTGAACGCAAGTTCACCTTTTTTATTGTCCAAGTTTTATAGGAATATAAATATCCATTTCATATGTATCACTATATAAATTACTGTGTATAGCTGTATTTACAATTTCAAGAGCAGGACCTTCAATCATGCTGCAAGAAGAGTTCGGCAGCCATTCATTCCAGATGCTGCTATACGTCGACTTAAGCGATGTAATGGGACCTGTGTGTTTGAACTGCAAGTATGTGAATGAAGGAAACGTATGAACGCTCATACCTTTTGGAATACAAGCTGTATCGGCTACTTCTGTCCCTGCAATATAAAAATAATTTTCTTTTTTCGGAGCCATGCAAATGCCTGTAACCATATGAGGTTCTTTTGAAGAAGTAATCATTTCTTTTTCTTTAAGTATTTGCTTCAAAAGATTCTCTTTTTGATACTCTCCGTTTTTTGCTATGCCTATCACTGAAAATCCTTCTTTATATACAACTTTACCTTGCATAATCCACCTCGAATTTTTCAAGCTCTAGCTCTTATTCTATCAATTATAAATTACTTTACCGTGATTGTAACATAATCTTAAGTAGATATCGATGCAGAAAATGGAACATGAGCAAAGCTTCAAACACATGCTTGAGATACTCCGATTGTTACATAAAAACAGCGCAGGAATTCGTGCGCTGTTTTTGCTGATGCAACACTTTATTTATATAACGTTTACGAAGAGTAAATCCGGGAAACTTCTTAGTATAAGTCAAAATGGTAGCTAAACCAGTAGTCGTCCTGCACATGTTTTGTGCTTGAAGCGACAATATGCTCATGACCTTGTTCATCCGTGGCAATCCAGTTGTAGTTGATATCCATTTTAATCGGATACATATTGCCCTTTTTAAACAAAATGACAGGGGGGTTTACTTCAACAAACTCGTTCAGTTTTTTAACAACATCTTCTTTACAGCGAATTAGCTCCATGTTTCTTTCTCCTTTGGTGTTATTGCACAATCATATTTTTTGCGTTGTGCACAATATATATTTTAAAATAACAGAAGTAAGTTTAGCACATTTTACAGAAAACAGAGAAATAAAAAGGAGCGATATCGATGAATGAACAAATTTTATTAGCAGAACGCCCAAAGGGAATGCCAACAAAAGATACGTTTAAATACGAAAAAATTGAGATGCCTGCAGCGAAAGAAGGGGAGGTAATTGTTCAAACACTTTACCTTTCTGTTGATCCGTATATGAGAGGACGCATGAACGATACAAAATCATATGTTCCTCCATTTGAGCTAAACGCACCGCTTGCAGGCGGCATTGTAGCGCGCGTAACGGAATCAAAATCAGATCGCTTTAAAGAAGGCGATATCGTGACGGGAATGCTTCCTTGGAAACGCTATTCAGCGGCAGAAGCAAAAAACTTACAGAAGGTTGATCCAGAGCTAGCGCCAATCACAACGGCTATCGGCGTTCTTGGTATGCCAGGTCTCACTGCTTACTTTGGATTGCTTGAAATCGGTCAGCCAAAAGAAGGCGAAACTGTGGTCGTTTCCGGTGCAGCAGGTGCTGTTGGATCTGTTGTTGGTCAAATCGCCAAAATTAAAGGTGCACGTGTTGTCGGCATTGCAGGTTCTGAAGATAAAATTGCTTATTTAAAAGATGAGCTCGGATTTGATGAGGTGCTTAATTATAAAAAAGGTAATGTGAAAGAAGCGTTAGAAAAAGCGTGTCCTAATGGTGTTGATGTTTACTTTGAAAACGTCGGCGGAGAGATTTCAGATGCAGTTGTTAGCTTATTAAATAAATTTGCGCGCATTCCGCTTTGCGGCCAAATTTCACTGTATAACTTAGAAAAACAAGATGTTGGACCACGTGTTCAAACGCCTTTGTTAATTAACAGTGCGTTAATGAAAGGCTTTATCGTAGCAGACTATGCAGACAAATTCCCTGAAGGCATTAAGCAGTTAGGCGAATGGGTGCAGCAAGGAAAAATCAAGTACAGCGAAAACGTTGTAGAAGGTTTTGAAAATGTACCTGAAGCGTTCCTTGGTTTATTTGAAGGAGTAAACTTAGGAAAACAGCTTGTAAAAGTAGCAGAATAAGCGTAAAGGAAACCGTGCGGGATCATTCCCGCACGGTTTCCTTTACATTGTTGAAGCCGTTTGTTGTTTAGCTTCTTCTTCAATATGTTCACCAGTTCGTTCGATTGGCGAGCGTTTGTGATAGCGTCCAAGCAGTCCTGTCATGATGAAGATGCCAATTAACGAATAAAGAACTTGAACTACGCCAAATACTACTGTTGCAGAGCCGACAATTAACACATCTGTCAAAAGCATTGTTTTACCTGGATTAATGCCAAGTCGTTTATCAAGAAACACGCATAGCATGTTGATTCCGCCAAGAGAAGAACCGTGGCGAAACAAAAAGATCAGTCCAATGCCGACAATAATGCCGCCCACAACCGCAGCTACAAGCGGATGCGGAAGCACAAATGAAAAGTTGGCAGCTAATAAATCGGACATCACTGACATCAGGCTAACGCTGATGAAACTTTTTATCGTAAATTGAAGTCCAATTTGCGTAAGAGCCATAAAATAAAATGGTAAATTGATAATAAAGAACAACACCCCAAACGAAATACCGGTTAAATGTTGCAGGACAATTCCAAGACCTGCTGTTCCGCCAATAACGAGGTTAGAAGCGGTTAAAAATTGAATACCGATGGCAACGCATAAACAGCCAAAGGTAATCCATCCCCATTGTTTTACGTGATTCATATCTCCATCCCCTTTTGTATATTTATACAATACTTTCGATAGAAAACACCGTCTTTTAATTCACAAAATCTATTTTACTATATATCTTTTCAAAAAAAAGCACTTTTGTAAGAGAATCTAACACAAGATAAATAGTTAGATAATTCAGATTTATTAAGTTCCTTTAGAGCGAATGATTGATAAACCAATATGTTTTTAAAAAAAGATTAAAAAGAAAGAATGAGAAAAACGGATTTTGGATAATGTATAAACAAATATTTGGATAATGGTTAAAAAAAGGGAGGAAATATCAGTTAAAAAGAACTATTTTAATTAATAATTAAAATATTATTCGTCTTTTTATTGATTTTTCATTTAATTTAGATGAAATATAACATTATTATCATGAAAATATGTAGAGATGGAAGTGGATACGAAATGAATAATAAATTATCAGCATTGACAGGGATGGCTGTACTTGCTCTTTCACTTACAGCATGTGCCCCTCAGCAAGAAAAAGAAGTGTCTGCTGAGAAAAAAGAACCTGTTCAAAACCTGGCTGATCAGCAAATCATGGCGGACGCTTGGTATCAAACATCCGGCGAAATGAAAGCTTTGTATTACCAAGGCTATAATACAGGAAAGCTTCGTTTAGATGAGGCGCTTGCAAAAAGTACCGATAAAAAGCCTGCCATTATTTTGGATTTAGATGAGACCGTACTTGATAATAGTCCATTTCAAACTTCAGCAATCAAAACTGATAAAGGATTTCCTTATAAATGGGATGAATGGGTGCAAGCAGCAAAAGCGAAAGCAGTGCCAGGTGCTGTTGATTTCTTGACGTATGCGGATCAAAAAAGCGTAGATATTTACTACATTTCAGGCCGTACAACTTCTCAACTTGAGGCAACAATTAAAAACCTAAAGAATTTACATATTCCTCAAGCAACCAAAGACCATGTGCTATTAACGGGTCCAAAAGATGAAGGAAAAGAAGCGCGCCGTCAAAAAGTAGCGATGAATCATAATGTAGTCCTGCTGTTCGGTGATAACTTATCTGATTTTAGCGGTTTTGATAAAAAGTCCATTAATAATCGAAATAAGCTTGTAGAAGAGCAAAAAGAAGCGTTTGGCCAAAAGCTAATCGTGTTTCCAAATCCAATGTATGGAGATTGGGAAGGAGCTATTTATAACTACGACTACTCGATTTCGGATAAACAAAAAGATAAGCTTCGCCGCGAACAGCTTCAATATTTCAACTAAAAAAAGCTGCCCCTTTACGTATGTAGTAAAAGGGCAGCTTTTTTTAGTTGTTTTTAATCTTTCCAATATAGCCGATTCAAACGATAGCTTGTACAAATAGCCACTTATGCGGCTTACTTTTTAAGAAAGAAGCCACAGAGCGTAAGGAACTTGCTTCCACTCGTGTTTTAACATGCCATAAATCACAAGATCGTGGTAGTGATCATATAAGTATTCACCTTCTCTGCAAATGCCTTCTTCTGTAAAACCTAGACGCGTAGGAATGGCTTTGCTTTTTTCGTTATTAACGCCGCAGCGTATTTCGACTCGATGAAGGTTTAACGTATTAAATGCATAATTCAGGCATCCGTGTACGGCTCTTGTCATAATTCCTTTTCCTTGGAAATTATGTCCAATCCAATAGCCGAGACTTGTACTTTTATTTCCCCAATTAATTCCGTGAAAACCAATCATCCCGGCGATTTCTCCGTAGTACCGAATGATGGCCTGAAACCCTTGGTTATTATAGTATTGAGCTCTCCATTCAGGAATGAGTTCATCATAGTCAGCAATACTTTGCATGCTATCTACCCATGGGAGCCATTCTTTTAGGTAAGGTCTTGACTCGTTAATAAGAGAAAGCAAGGGGAAAGCGTCAGTGGATTCAATTAAATGCAAACTAACTTCGTCATCAATTTTGTATTCAAACATACGAAAGCCTCCTATGATGATGGGCCTGCTGAGATAAGCGTAGCGTGTAGGCAGTTCTAACATCTAGTTTTTCTTTATTCTACCACAAGTAGAAGAGGGGAGAACGAGGAAGTTTAAGTTGAAAGCAAATAACGCATAAAGTCGATAGGGTTTTAATGATTAAAAAAATTAATGATTGAAAGCAATTTATCAATATTTTTACAGAAAAGAAGCGTATACAGTGATACAATGGGAGAAGAGATAAGCCGTTGTATTTATACATACTTCATAACAAACATGATATTGGATTGATAAAAGCAGGTGGTAAAAACATGGATGTACAACTATTAATAACGGTATTTGCACTCGGGTTTTTCGGGTCATTTTTAGCAGGTATGCTTGGAATTGGAGGATCAGTTGTTTTGTATCCGCTGTTACTATTTGTTCCGCCTCTTGTAGGAGTAGGAGCATTCAGCGCGCACGAAGTAGCTGGTATAGGAGCCGTACAGTCGCTGTTTGCATCTGTTTCAGGAGCTCTTGCTTACAAAAAGGGCGGCTACTTGAATAAACCGTTAATTTTATATATGGGTGTCAGCGTCTTAGTTGGTAGTCTCATTGGTTCAACGCTATCAACCTCGTTTTCAGAAGGAATGATCAATTTCATTTACGGCGTGATGGCAACAATTGCAGCAGGATTAATGTTTATGCCTAAAAAAAATAATCCGGCGGACGATTCATTCGAAGTGACGTTTTCAAAACCTTTGGCAGCAACTCTGGCGTTTTTAGTTGGAATTTGCGGAGGGATTGTCGGAGCAGGTGGCGCATTTTTACTTGTGCCTATTATGATTACCGTGTTAAAAATTCCTGTGCGCGTAACAATTGCAAGCTCATTAGCCGTGACGTTTATTTCGTCTATGGGAACAACATCCGGTAAAGTGATGACGCATCAGGTCCTTTTGCTTCCGGCACTCATGATTATTGGAGCAAGCCTACTAGCAGCTCCGATCGGCGCTTTTGTAGGGCAAAAGACGAAGGTAGCGTCGCTGCAAGTTATCTTAGCGATCGTTATTACGGCGACTTCGTTGAAAATATGGTTTGATTTACTGATGAAATCCATTCATTAAAAAAAGCTGCCTTTTTAAGAGCAGCTTTTTTACGTTGTTTTTGATGACACAAGGTGAGCCACTAAAATATAGCGCTCAGGTGCTGAACCAATATAGTTAAATGGATAACAGGTGCTGACGGTTAAAGTGGCTCTAGGCTTTGGCACAATAACGGTCCGGTCATCCGCATCAACAATTCGTACTTTGTTCACTTTGTATGTGAAGGTACCTGCTGCTGTATTCACCACAAGCGAATCGCCTTCACCCACGTCGCCAAGCTTACGAAAAACCGTATCGCGATGTCCAGATAGAACAGAATTGTCATTTTGACCAGGCAACACGCTTCCTGCAAAATGACCGACGCCTTTTTCTAATTCATCTTCGTTCGTACCATGATAAATCGGCAGCTTAGCGTTTAATTTAGGAATATATAATTCTCCCATTAAATCACCGATTTTTGGCTGTTTCGGATAAGACACATTTGACACTTTCGGCTTTTTTTCTGAGCTAGCAGTACGAGGGTGTACCGGTTTTTTAGATTCAACAGCAGAATCTTCAGGAGAGGAGTCTGCTGCTGAAGGTTCTTTGCTTTTAGAAACTGAAGCTGCGGCAGGTTCTTCTGTATCCATTGTTTTAAATGCCAAATAGCCCCTTGCAAATTTATAGGCGTTTGTTGTCGTAAACCAAAGACCAAAGCAAATGACGGCGGCTAAAAGGGAAAGAACAATCAACCGCTTTTTGCGATTGATTGTTCTTCTTGTTTTTCTTGGTTCCATTTTATGCGCGTCTCACTTTGCGGAAAAGAACAAAGCCAGCTGCTACAAGCACTAATCCAATTAATGTATTCGTTACATAATCAGAAGCCGTTTCCGGAAGTTTTGCACCTTTAACGGTTTTTTGCACAGCGCTGTTTGTTTGTTTCTTCACCGGTTCTTGTTTCTTTTCTACTGCAGGCTTTTGCGTTTCAGCAGGTTTTACTGCAGCTTCAGCAGATTTTTCTACTTCTTTTCCTGTGTCTGTGATGATATCAGAATTGAACATATCGCCTGTAATCACCATATCTGCTAAAAATTTGCCATCTGTCGTATAAAGAGAAATTTTTAGACTCGCATTTTTTAACTCTTCTAGGTTGATTAAATCGGTAAGAGAAAGTGATTTTTCACTTCCGCCTTGTACAAGTGAAAATTTAGCGTCTAAATGGAAGGTTGATAGCAGCTCTTTATAAATAGACATTAATTCCGCGATTTGATCAGCAGATAATTCTGTTGCTGTATCAAAATCTTCAAATGCCGCTAAGCGCTCGCCTAATTGATCTAAGCGGTTGAGCGTTGCTTCATTTGAAAGCTCATCTTCTAACGATGTAAAATGCGCTTGGATTCGATCCAATTCTTCTGATGTTAAGCCGAATTGAGACTGCATAAATGAAAGTAAGTCAGTTAAATCTTCTTCGCTTAATTCATCATCGTAAGAAGTGTCCTCTTCGTCATATGACTCATCGTCTTCATACCAGTCATCGCCTTCTAAATAGAAGCCGACATCCTCGTATAAATCATCTAGGTACACATAATCATCTAAGCTTTGCCCGTTCTCTTTTAATAACGCATTTAAGCTTGTTTTGTCTAAGTCAAAATCTGCATACACATCTTGCACGTTATGTAAGTCAGCTGCAATTGGTTCACCTAAAAATTCTTCTAAATCTGCGATTGTATCGTAGTTTTCAAGACTATCGTCATACAGTGAAAGTGAATATTCAACGTCGTCTTTGGTTACTTCAAAGCCTCTCGTTTGGCTTACCGATTTTAAATACTTGTTGAAATCGGCGTCAAATGTTGACGCCGCTGCGAATGAAGACGTTGGAAATACGCCAACAAACAGCAGAAATGATAATAAAATTGCCCCCAGTTTTTTCATCAATTTTCTCCTTTTTTTTACGTTTTCTACAAGATTATATAGGAATAGTTATAAATTTACAATATATACTTATATTATATATACCTTGAATATAGTGGTAATTTTAGGTATTTATAGAATTGTAGATTTTGAAAACATCGTATAAAAGCGAGCGGAAAGCTCTAGATAGAAAAACGAAAAAATAAAGAAAAAGGTTTATAATTTTTTGGGTAGAAGAAAAAATATAAAAAAGCATCAAAAAAGAACAGCACTTAGAAGCTGTTCTTTTTGAAATGATATGTAAGCAATAGCATAGATAGTTGAAATTCGATACCGTTCCGCTTTAGAAAAAGGTGGTTACGAGTTATGATTTTAGTAAGGATAAAGAAGAAAAGTGAGAGCGCGGTTTTGTCAGCTCTATTTTGATTCCTTTTAGTCTTAAACGTTCTACAAACTGTTTGCGTTTTTTTCGCTTTTCATGCGGGGATTGATTCATATTTGCCTCATCCTCCATATTTAGTCAAGTAGCTAACATATCATTATCATAATCAAAAGATGACGGTTACACAATAAACATTCTCAAATATTCACAAAGATTTAAAATTTGTTACATTGATAGTGTACATGTACCCGATTCTCTTTTTTTCTAACATTTCAATGTGCTGTTTTTAAATTGAAGGTTTACAACTCCTGTTGTATCATCGAAATGTGTTCAAAGTGAGGTTATTACATAAAGGTTCGTAAAGCTAATATTCATCTTGAGCAGCATATGGTTAAACAAGTATTTATTTATGAACATAAAAAAGAAACCCTTATTCATTAAGAGTTTCCGCAGCTATTGCTTATTACGATCAAGCCCATCCTTAATTCATTTTATTGATCTTCTGGATCTACTTCAAGGCTTTCAACTTCGTCATTCTTTTTTACTTCTAATCGTACAACTTTATTTTTACTATCTCCAGACACATTATCATTATCTAGCTCAAAGTCTTTTGCTTTTTTATAAGTCTTTTCTCCGCTAGATACTTTTATGGTGAGATTCTTATCTGTTTCATTAATTAATTTTCCAATTACGCTGTAATCTCCATCAGATTCTTTTTCATAGATACCATTTGAATCAGCTTTTGCTAAAGCCGTTAATTCTAGGCTTTCAGCGTTTTGATCTTTAGCATTAACCTCTACTTTCACCTGTTTCCCATCAATGTCCTTAGGTGTATCTTTTTCTTTCTTAAACGAATTCCCTTTAGGTATCTTCACCTGTTTATCATCAATGACAAGTGTTAACTCATCGTTTGTTTCTTTGTCTAAAGTTCCAACCAAATCAAAGTCCTCATCCTGTTTACTGTCAGGATCTTTGGAATACTGCTGTAAATTTGATTTATTTTCAGAGGAGCTGCTTTCATTTTGAGATGTATTTTGAGATGAATTATCTTGATTGGAGCAACCCGTCAAAGATCCTGCAGCTAAAGCTCCAGCTAATGAGATGGATAACGTTAACATTTTTTTGTTCATATGGTTTATTCCTCCTTTTTTACTTGTAGTTAATATTGCCTTTCTTCTATAGAAGTAAACAAGCAGAAATTTAACGAAATGTCTCAACAAAATGAACACGCAAACTTTTATATTTTGATTCATTGTGCTTAAAAGCTATACTAGTAGTAGGTATAGAAAAAAGTAAAACGAGATTGTACATCTCATCTATTCGTATACAAAAAAGAAAGAGGGATCTCCATGAAAACAGAACAGCAGTATTTTGAAGAAGGAAAATCAATTCAAACATATATGAATGACATGAGTACATTAAAAGAGGAAAGTTTAGCTGTGTATGAACAATTTCAGCTTCCAGAAGATGGACTGGCTGACACCCTAAAGGCTCATCAGCTTCATTTCTTAACGATTACTGAAGATTGGTGCGGAGATGCGATGATGATTAACCCAATCATTCGTAAAGTAGCTGAAGCTGCAGATATCGATGTGCGCGTTGCACTGCGAGATGCGGACACCGAATTAATTGATCGTCACTTAACAAACGGCGG is part of the Priestia aryabhattai genome and encodes:
- a CDS encoding class D sortase — protein: MEPRKTRRTINRKKRLIVLSLLAAVICFGLWFTTTNAYKFARGYLAFKTMDTEEPAAASVSKSKEPSAADSSPEDSAVESKKPVHPRTASSEKKPKVSNVSYPKQPKIGDLMGELYIPKLNAKLPIYHGTNEDELEKGVGHFAGSVLPGQNDNSVLSGHRDTVFRKLGDVGEGDSLVVNTAAGTFTYKVNKVRIVDADDRTVIVPKPRATLTVSTCYPFNYIGSAPERYILVAHLVSSKTT
- a CDS encoding processed acidic surface protein, which gives rise to MKKLGAILLSFLLFVGVFPTSSFAAASTFDADFNKYLKSVSQTRGFEVTKDDVEYSLSLYDDSLENYDTIADLEEFLGEPIAADLHNVQDVYADFDLDKTSLNALLKENGQSLDDYVYLDDLYEDVGFYLEGDDWYEDDESYDEEDTSYDDELSEEDLTDLLSFMQSQFGLTSEELDRIQAHFTSLEDELSNEATLNRLDQLGERLAAFEDFDTATELSADQIAELMSIYKELLSTFHLDAKFSLVQGGSEKSLSLTDLINLEELKNASLKISLYTTDGKFLADMVITGDMFNSDIITDTGKEVEKSAEAAVKPAETQKPAVEKKQEPVKKQTNSAVQKTVKGAKLPETASDYVTNTLIGLVLVAAGFVLFRKVRRA
- a CDS encoding thioredoxin family protein, with the translated sequence MKTEQQYFEEGKSIQTYMNDMSTLKEESLAVYEQFQLPEDGLADTLKAHQLHFLTITEDWCGDAMMINPIIRKVAEAADIDVRVALRDADTELIDRHLTNGGRAIPIILIFNNEGNLLGKWGPRAPEVQQIVDELRATLPSKEDPSFEEKQKEVFSALRIRYKEEPALWSYVYNSFKETVLAVVR